Proteins encoded by one window of Aliivibrio wodanis:
- the cysD gene encoding sulfate adenylyltransferase subunit 2: MNISPSRMTHLKQLEAESIHIIREVAAEFDNPVMLYSVGKDSSVMLHLAKKAFAPGIPPFPLMHVDTTWKFKEMIQFRDYMAEKVGMKLIVHQNPEGVEMGINPFVHGSSKHTDIMKTQGLKQALDMNGFDAAFGGARRDEEKSRAKERVYSFRDEHHRWDPKNQRPELWNIYNGKVNKGESIRVFPLSNWTELDIWQYIYLESIEIPELYLSKPRPVVERDGMLIMVDDERMELKEGEVAEEKMVRFRTLGCYPLTGAVESEATTLPEIIQEMLLTTTSERQGRAIDHDSSGSMEKKKREGYF; the protein is encoded by the coding sequence ATGAACATTTCACCATCACGTATGACACATTTAAAGCAGCTAGAGGCGGAGTCGATTCACATTATACGTGAAGTGGCGGCTGAGTTTGATAACCCGGTAATGCTTTACTCTGTTGGTAAAGATTCTTCGGTTATGCTGCACTTAGCAAAAAAAGCGTTTGCCCCTGGCATTCCTCCATTTCCTCTTATGCATGTTGATACTACGTGGAAGTTTAAAGAGATGATCCAGTTCCGTGATTACATGGCGGAAAAAGTGGGTATGAAGCTGATTGTTCATCAAAACCCTGAAGGTGTTGAAATGGGCATTAACCCGTTTGTTCACGGTTCATCTAAGCATACAGATATCATGAAAACTCAAGGCTTAAAACAAGCGTTAGACATGAATGGATTTGATGCGGCTTTTGGTGGCGCACGTCGTGATGAAGAGAAATCTCGTGCTAAAGAGCGTGTTTACTCTTTCCGTGATGAACACCATCGTTGGGACCCGAAAAACCAACGTCCTGAGTTATGGAACATCTATAACGGCAAAGTGAATAAGGGCGAGAGTATTCGTGTATTCCCTCTTTCTAACTGGACTGAGCTTGATATTTGGCAGTATATCTACCTAGAAAGCATCGAAATCCCTGAGTTATACCTATCAAAACCTCGTCCAGTTGTTGAGCGTGACGGTATGTTAATCATGGTTGATGATGAGCGTATGGAGCTGAAAGAAGGCGAAGTTGCTGAAGAGAAGATGGTACGTTTCCGTACTCTTGGCTGTTACCCATTAACGGGTGCGGTTGAATCTGAAGCGACAACGCTTCCAGAAATTATTCAAGAAATGCTACTTACTACGACATCTGAGCGCCAAGGCCGAGCAATCGATCATGATTCTTCTGGCTCGATGGAGAAGAAAAAGCGCGAAGGGTATTTTTAG
- the cysC gene encoding adenylylsulfate kinase, whose product MTPYEIKQNDSVSDDVVWHNSTVTHEDRAKQKNQKPVVLWFTGLSGSGKSTVANAVESKLLSLGKHSYLLDGDNVRHGLNKDLGFSDQDRVENIRRIGEVAKLFVDSGAIVLTAFISPFIADRTQVRELLSEDQFLEVFIDTPLEVCEQRDPKGLYKKARAGEIKHFTGIDSEYQAPINAEIHVKTANKSIEECAEQIVSALITKEYI is encoded by the coding sequence ATGACTCCATATGAAATAAAACAAAACGATTCAGTTAGCGATGATGTGGTGTGGCATAACTCTACGGTTACTCATGAAGATCGCGCTAAACAGAAAAACCAAAAGCCAGTGGTACTTTGGTTCACCGGGCTTAGTGGTTCAGGTAAATCAACAGTGGCGAATGCGGTTGAAAGTAAACTGTTAAGTCTTGGTAAGCACAGTTATTTACTAGATGGTGATAACGTTCGTCATGGTCTGAATAAAGACTTGGGCTTTAGTGATCAAGATCGTGTTGAAAACATTCGCCGTATTGGTGAAGTAGCTAAGCTGTTTGTTGATTCTGGTGCGATTGTGTTAACGGCGTTTATTTCTCCGTTTATTGCTGATCGAACTCAGGTACGTGAATTACTCAGTGAAGACCAATTTTTAGAGGTGTTTATTGATACGCCTTTAGAAGTGTGTGAGCAACGTGATCCAAAAGGCTTATACAAGAAAGCTCGCGCAGGTGAGATCAAGCATTTCACCGGTATTGATTCAGAGTACCAAGCGCCAATTAACGCTGAAATCCATGTGAAAACAGCGAACAAATCAATTGAAGAGTGTGCAGAGCAAATTGTTAGCGCATTAATAACAAAAGAATATATTTAA
- a CDS encoding S23 ribosomal protein, which produces MNYETLEVWQRSVDLSVSIYELMKHSRDFGFKDQICRSSVSVPSNIAEGCERIHLKEKINFLSIAKGSLGELKTQIIIGGRIGYIPLDRVEQLKSECETLSRMLGSLISHNKNRIN; this is translated from the coding sequence ATGAATTACGAAACATTGGAAGTTTGGCAGCGTAGTGTTGATTTATCAGTTTCTATTTACGAGTTGATGAAACATAGCCGTGATTTTGGTTTTAAAGATCAAATTTGCCGAAGTAGCGTCTCTGTCCCAAGTAATATTGCAGAAGGTTGTGAACGAATTCATTTAAAAGAAAAGATTAACTTTCTGTCTATTGCTAAAGGCTCTCTTGGAGAGTTAAAAACACAAATAATTATAGGCGGTCGAATAGGGTATATCCCATTAGATCGTGTTGAACAATTAAAGAGTGAGTGTGAGACATTATCCAGAATGTTGGGTTCTCTTATCTCTCACAATAAAAATAGAATTAATTAA